A genomic window from Fibrobacter sp. UWEL includes:
- the nrdG gene encoding anaerobic ribonucleoside-triphosphate reductase activating protein, with protein MGFQNIDDLEEQGLHEVQFPTPEGFEGKKLRIAGIESESFVDGPGIRFSIFTQGCTHNCPGCHNPQTHDFNGGHEISLSEVLSMIEENPLLDGVTFSGGDPMFQAETLVPLAREIKERGLNLVIFTGFVFEAIVAHKEKYPHMLELLTFADMLVDGPFVMAQRCLSLKYRGSKNQRLIDVQASLSQGRAVLHQIQLTEMQEHPDLFE; from the coding sequence ATGGGTTTTCAGAATATTGATGATTTGGAAGAACAAGGTTTGCATGAAGTGCAGTTCCCCACGCCGGAGGGCTTTGAGGGTAAGAAACTTCGCATAGCAGGTATTGAGTCTGAATCCTTCGTAGATGGTCCTGGAATTCGCTTCTCTATCTTTACTCAGGGCTGTACTCACAATTGTCCTGGCTGTCATAATCCCCAGACTCACGATTTTAACGGCGGCCATGAGATTTCCCTTTCCGAAGTGCTTTCCATGATTGAGGAAAACCCGCTGCTGGATGGCGTTACCTTTAGCGGTGGCGACCCTATGTTCCAGGCGGAAACCCTTGTGCCGCTGGCCCGAGAAATCAAGGAACGTGGCCTGAATCTTGTCATCTTTACGGGATTTGTTTTTGAAGCTATTGTAGCCCACAAGGAAAAGTATCCCCACATGCTTGAACTTCTCACTTTCGCGGACATGCTGGTGGATGGTCCTTTTGTTATGGCACAGCGTTGCCTTTCCCTCAAGTATCGCGGTTCCAAGAACCAGCGTCTCATCGATGTGCAGGCTAGCCTCTCCCAAGGCCGTGCCGTACTCCACCAGATCCAGCTCACAGAAATGCAGGAACATCCGGACCTGTTCGAGTAA